Proteins encoded in a region of the Streptomyces sp. PCS3-D2 genome:
- the lpdA gene encoding dihydrolipoyl dehydrogenase, translating to MANDASTVFDLVILGGGSGGYAAALRASQLGLDVALIEKNKLGGTCLHNGCIPTKALLHAGEIADQAREAAQFGVKATFEGIDIAGVQKYKDEVISGLYKGLQGLVASRKVTYIEGEGRLSSPTSVDVNGQRIQGRHILLATGSVPKSLPGLNIDGNRIISSDHALVLDRVPESAIVLGGGVIGVEFASAWKSFGSEITVIEGLKHLVPVEDENSSKLLERAFRKRGIKFNLGTFFDKAEYTENGVRVTLADGKTFEAEVLLVAVGRGPVSQGLGYEEQGVAMDRGYVLVDEYMQTNVPTISAVGDLVPTLQLAHVGFAEGILVAERLAGLKTVPIDYDGVPRVTYCHPEVASVGITEAKAKEIYGADKVVALKYNLAGNGKSKILKTAGEIKLVQVKDGAVVGVHMVGDRMGEQVGEAQLIYNWEALPAEVAQLIHAHPTQNEALGEAHLALAGKPLHSHD from the coding sequence GTGGCGAACGACGCCAGCACCGTTTTCGACCTAGTGATCCTCGGCGGTGGCAGTGGCGGTTACGCCGCGGCGCTGCGCGCATCCCAGCTGGGTCTGGACGTTGCCCTGATCGAGAAGAACAAGCTCGGCGGCACCTGCCTGCACAACGGCTGCATCCCCACGAAGGCTCTGCTGCACGCGGGTGAGATCGCGGACCAGGCGCGCGAAGCCGCCCAGTTCGGCGTGAAGGCCACCTTCGAGGGCATCGACATCGCGGGGGTGCAGAAGTACAAGGACGAGGTCATCTCGGGCCTGTACAAGGGCCTGCAGGGCCTGGTCGCCTCCCGCAAGGTGACGTACATCGAGGGTGAGGGCCGCCTTTCCTCGCCGACCTCCGTCGACGTGAACGGCCAGCGCATCCAGGGCCGCCACATCCTGCTGGCGACCGGCTCCGTGCCGAAGTCCCTGCCGGGCCTGAACATCGACGGCAACCGCATCATCTCCTCGGACCACGCGCTCGTCCTGGACCGCGTGCCCGAGTCCGCGATCGTCCTGGGCGGCGGCGTCATCGGCGTCGAGTTCGCCTCGGCGTGGAAGTCCTTCGGGTCCGAGATCACCGTCATCGAGGGCCTGAAGCACCTCGTGCCGGTCGAGGACGAGAACAGCTCCAAGCTGCTGGAGCGCGCCTTCCGCAAGCGCGGCATCAAGTTCAACCTCGGCACCTTCTTCGACAAGGCCGAGTACACCGAGAACGGCGTCCGCGTGACGCTGGCCGACGGCAAGACCTTCGAGGCCGAGGTGCTGCTGGTCGCCGTCGGCCGCGGCCCGGTCTCGCAGGGCCTGGGCTACGAGGAGCAGGGCGTCGCGATGGACCGCGGCTACGTCCTGGTCGACGAGTACATGCAGACCAACGTGCCGACGATCTCGGCCGTGGGCGACCTCGTCCCGACCCTCCAGCTCGCGCACGTCGGCTTCGCCGAGGGCATCCTGGTCGCGGAGCGTCTGGCCGGTCTCAAGACCGTCCCGATCGACTACGACGGTGTCCCGCGCGTCACCTACTGCCACCCCGAGGTCGCTTCCGTCGGCATCACCGAGGCCAAGGCCAAGGAGATCTACGGCGCGGACAAGGTCGTGGCCCTCAAGTACAACCTGGCGGGCAACGGCAAGAGCAAGATCCTGAAGACCGCGGGCGAGATCAAGCTCGTCCAGGTCAAGGACGGTGCCGTGGTCGGCGTCCACATGGTCGGTGACCGGATGGGCGAGCAGGTCGGCGAGGCCCAGCTGATCTACAACTGGGAAGCCCTGCCGGCCGAGGTCGCGCAGCTCATCCACGCGCACCCGACCCAGAACGAGGCGCTCGGCGAGGCCCACCTGGCCCTGGCCGGCAAGCCGCTTCACTCGCACGACTAG
- a CDS encoding leucyl aminopeptidase: MTALTLSTAGAATLRADALVVGVAKGPKGAIVAAGAEAVDKAFDGKLAGVLDALGASGAEGEVTKLPAPAGLKVPVVLAVGLGSVPEKDESFDEEVLRRAAGAAARALHGSKKAGFALPLEDASAVTAVAEGALLGAYAFTAYQGGEKKAGKEKDSGPKQPLAEVALVGAKPRDKEHKAAAERAAVVAAEVNVARDLVNTPPNDLTPEAFAAVASAAAKENGVKVQVLDEKALVKGGYGGIMGVGKGSENPPRLVKLSYTHPKAEKTLAFVGKGITYDSGGISLKPAGHNETMKCDMAGAAAVFASVIAAAKLGLRVNVTGWLALAENMPSGSATKPGDVLRMYSGKTVEVLNTDAEGRLVLGDALTKASEDAPDAIVDVATLTGAMVLALGDRTFGIMANDDAFRTSIHEIAEEVGEASWPMPLPAELRKTMDSPTADIANMGVRMGGGLIAGLFLQEFVGEGITWAHLDIAGPAFHEGAPHGYTPKGGTGSAVRTLVRLAERTATGDLG; the protein is encoded by the coding sequence GTGACTGCTCTGACTCTCAGCACTGCCGGCGCGGCGACGCTGCGCGCCGACGCCCTCGTCGTCGGTGTCGCAAAGGGCCCCAAGGGCGCGATCGTCGCCGCGGGCGCCGAGGCCGTGGACAAGGCGTTCGACGGCAAGCTCGCCGGTGTCCTGGACGCGCTCGGCGCCTCGGGTGCCGAAGGCGAGGTCACCAAGCTGCCGGCCCCGGCGGGCCTCAAGGTCCCGGTCGTGCTGGCGGTGGGACTCGGCTCCGTCCCGGAGAAGGACGAGTCGTTCGACGAGGAGGTACTGCGCCGCGCCGCCGGTGCCGCCGCCCGCGCGCTGCACGGCAGCAAGAAGGCCGGCTTCGCCCTCCCGCTGGAGGACGCCTCCGCCGTCACCGCCGTCGCCGAGGGCGCGCTGCTGGGCGCGTACGCCTTCACCGCCTACCAGGGCGGCGAGAAGAAGGCCGGCAAGGAGAAGGACTCCGGTCCGAAGCAGCCGCTCGCCGAGGTGGCCCTGGTGGGCGCCAAGCCTCGCGACAAGGAGCACAAGGCCGCCGCCGAGCGCGCCGCGGTCGTCGCCGCCGAGGTCAACGTCGCCCGTGACCTGGTCAACACCCCGCCGAACGACCTGACCCCCGAGGCCTTCGCCGCGGTCGCCTCCGCGGCCGCGAAGGAGAACGGCGTCAAGGTCCAGGTGCTGGACGAGAAGGCCCTGGTCAAGGGTGGCTACGGCGGCATCATGGGCGTCGGCAAGGGCTCCGAGAACCCGCCGCGCCTGGTGAAGCTCAGCTACACGCACCCCAAGGCGGAGAAGACGCTGGCCTTCGTCGGCAAGGGCATCACCTACGACTCGGGCGGCATCTCCCTGAAGCCGGCCGGCCACAACGAGACGATGAAGTGCGACATGGCCGGCGCCGCCGCCGTCTTCGCTTCCGTCATCGCCGCCGCGAAGCTGGGCCTGCGGGTCAACGTCACCGGCTGGCTCGCGCTCGCCGAGAACATGCCGTCCGGTTCCGCCACCAAGCCCGGTGACGTGCTGCGCATGTACAGCGGCAAGACCGTCGAGGTCCTCAACACGGACGCCGAGGGCCGCCTCGTCCTCGGTGACGCGCTGACCAAGGCCTCCGAGGACGCTCCCGACGCCATCGTCGACGTCGCCACCCTGACCGGCGCGATGGTGCTGGCCCTCGGCGACCGCACCTTCGGGATCATGGCGAACGACGACGCCTTCCGCACCTCGATCCACGAGATCGCGGAGGAGGTCGGCGAGGCCTCCTGGCCGATGCCGCTCCCCGCCGAGCTGCGCAAGACCATGGACTCCCCCACCGCGGACATCGCGAACATGGGCGTCCGCATGGGCGGCGGCCTGATCGCCGGCCTCTTCCTGCAGGAGTTCGTCGGCGAGGGCATCACCTGGGCCCACCTCGACATCGCCGGCCCGGCCTTCCACGAGGGCGCGCCGCACGGCTACACCCCCAAGGGCGGCACCGGCTCGGCCGTGCGCACCCTGGTGCGGCTGGCCGAGCGCACGGCCACGGGCGACCTGGGCTGA
- the pelF gene encoding GT4 family glycosyltransferase PelF, with amino-acid sequence MSHGRHVTMLTEGTYPHVHGGVSTWCDQLVRGMPEVDFNVIALTGSGREPVTWELPRNVYRHTAVPLWGPPPGRGRRSALRGKAHRRFTEVYERLLLALLDPAADPADRTFSEALRELAVLARAGKLAAALRSESVLRLLMKVWTRPGLSTAEAAPTIHDALTVTDLLEHALRPLAVRIPPDSVAHAVSSGLATLPALAAKHLDGVPFLLTEHGIYLRERYLGYRTAEQRWPVKALMLAFYRELNTEGYRQADLITPCNQYNRRWEERGGADSERIRTVYNGVDPHAFPEAGPEPDVPTLSWCGRIDPIKDLETLVRAYAFMREELPALRLRLFGPVPAGCEDYKLRLEKLAAELGVTDGITYEGRIEQVARAYAAGSVVMLSSISEGFPFSIIEAMSCGRTTVSTDVGGVREAVGDTGLVVPPREPETMARATLALLRDDERRAELGRMSRKRVVEKFTLHQSVDGFRHIYRELAGQPVLPVHAGDAWTQRLADPWYRELAALGRSHKEAGKGGAW; translated from the coding sequence ATGAGTCATGGGCGTCACGTCACCATGCTCACCGAAGGCACCTATCCACACGTCCACGGGGGCGTCAGCACCTGGTGCGACCAACTGGTCCGCGGCATGCCGGAGGTCGACTTCAACGTCATAGCCCTGACCGGCTCCGGACGCGAGCCGGTCACTTGGGAACTGCCCCGCAACGTCTACCGGCACACGGCCGTCCCGCTCTGGGGGCCGCCACCCGGCCGGGGCCGCCGGTCGGCCCTGCGCGGCAAGGCCCACCGCCGTTTCACCGAGGTCTACGAGCGCCTCCTGCTCGCCCTGCTCGACCCGGCTGCCGACCCTGCCGACCGCACCTTCTCCGAGGCCCTGCGCGAGCTCGCGGTGCTGGCCCGGGCCGGGAAACTCGCCGCGGCCCTGCGGTCCGAATCGGTTCTGCGCCTCCTGATGAAGGTCTGGACCCGGCCCGGCCTGTCCACCGCCGAGGCGGCGCCCACCATCCACGACGCGCTCACCGTGACCGACCTGCTGGAACACGCGCTGCGCCCGCTCGCGGTCCGCATCCCGCCCGACAGCGTCGCGCACGCCGTCAGCAGCGGCCTCGCCACCCTGCCCGCGCTCGCCGCCAAACACCTCGACGGGGTGCCCTTCCTCCTCACCGAGCACGGCATCTACCTGCGCGAGCGCTACCTCGGCTACCGCACCGCCGAACAGCGCTGGCCCGTCAAGGCGCTCATGCTCGCCTTCTACCGCGAGCTCAACACCGAGGGCTACCGCCAGGCCGACCTGATCACCCCCTGCAACCAGTACAACCGCCGCTGGGAGGAGCGCGGAGGCGCCGACTCCGAGCGGATCCGCACGGTCTACAACGGCGTCGACCCGCACGCCTTCCCCGAGGCCGGGCCCGAACCGGACGTGCCCACCCTCAGCTGGTGCGGCCGCATCGACCCGATCAAGGACCTCGAAACACTGGTCCGGGCCTACGCCTTCATGCGCGAGGAGCTGCCCGCCCTGAGGCTGCGCCTCTTCGGCCCCGTCCCGGCCGGCTGCGAGGACTACAAGCTGCGCCTGGAGAAGCTCGCCGCCGAACTCGGCGTGACCGACGGGATCACCTACGAGGGCCGCATCGAGCAGGTCGCCCGGGCCTACGCGGCCGGTTCCGTCGTGATGCTCTCCTCCATCAGCGAGGGCTTCCCCTTCAGCATCATCGAAGCCATGTCCTGCGGCCGCACCACCGTCTCCACCGACGTCGGCGGCGTCCGCGAGGCCGTCGGGGACACCGGTCTGGTCGTGCCGCCGCGCGAGCCCGAAACCATGGCCCGCGCCACCCTCGCCCTGCTCCGCGACGACGAACGCCGTGCCGAACTCGGCCGGATGTCGCGCAAGCGGGTCGTGGAGAAGTTCACCCTCCACCAGTCCGTCGACGGCTTCCGGCACATCTACCGGGAACTGGCGGGCCAGCCCGTCCTGCCCGTCCACGCGGGCGACGCGTGGACCCAGCGGCTCGCCGACCCCTGGTACCGCGAACTCGCGGCCCTGGGGCGTTCCCACAAAGAGGCCGGGAAAGGGGGGGCCTGGTGA
- a CDS encoding spherulation-specific family 4 protein yields MTPETYLPDKKKDPMLLVPLYEHPAERPEAWERLIRGADRLHSVVLNPGSGPGAARDERFASVAERLREAGVPVLGYVDTDYGRRPHAAVVQDLLRHRDWYAADGAFLDQAAADPELLPHYGRLTVAARAAGARTLVLNHGAHPHPGYVELADLLVTFEGPWDAYRAAGAPPPWTADHPAQRFCHLVYGVPPGEIAARLAGALAAQRGAGVHCAVPGNGPHPWGTLPYALETAG; encoded by the coding sequence ATGACGCCCGAGACGTATCTGCCGGACAAGAAGAAGGACCCCATGCTGCTGGTGCCCCTGTACGAGCATCCCGCCGAACGGCCCGAGGCCTGGGAGCGGCTCATCCGCGGCGCGGACCGGCTCCACTCGGTGGTCCTCAACCCCGGCAGCGGACCCGGCGCCGCCCGCGACGAGCGGTTCGCGAGCGTCGCCGAGCGGCTCCGGGAGGCCGGCGTGCCCGTCCTCGGCTACGTCGACACCGACTACGGGCGCCGCCCGCACGCCGCGGTGGTGCAGGACCTGCTGCGCCACCGCGACTGGTACGCCGCCGACGGGGCCTTCCTCGACCAGGCCGCCGCCGACCCCGAACTGCTCCCGCACTACGGGCGGCTCACGGTCGCCGCCCGGGCCGCGGGCGCCCGTACGCTCGTCCTCAACCACGGGGCACACCCGCATCCGGGCTACGTGGAACTCGCCGACCTGCTCGTCACCTTCGAGGGCCCCTGGGACGCCTACCGGGCGGCGGGGGCGCCACCGCCTTGGACCGCCGACCACCCCGCCCAGCGGTTCTGCCACCTCGTGTACGGCGTCCCTCCCGGAGAGATCGCCGCCCGGCTCGCCGGAGCACTCGCCGCGCAGCGGGGTGCGGGCGTGCACTGCGCGGTCCCGGGCAACGGCCCGCACCCGTGGGGCACCCTCCCGTACGCCCTGGAGACGGCGGGATGA
- a CDS encoding endo alpha-1,4 polygalactosaminidase: protein MRTPRPLRLLLVLPLLLLAACTAGPDDDGEPRRRPETAPGGRWQPPPGTDWQWQLTGRLDTSVKAPVYDVDGFTTTREQVAELRKAGRRTICYLSTGAWEDFRPDAEAFPRDLLGKGNGWEGERWLDIRRVAELEPLMAKRFDMCREKGFDAVEPDNMDGYKNASGFPLTADDQLRYNRLIAKLAHDRGMAVGLKNDLDQIPQLVGDFDFAVNEQCAQYDECDRLTPFIEAGKAVFHAEYERSTSSFCRGSKTLRLSSIQKRYDLDAWRRTCP, encoded by the coding sequence ATGAGGACACCGCGGCCGCTGCGACTCCTGCTGGTCCTGCCCCTCCTGCTGCTCGCCGCCTGCACGGCCGGACCGGACGACGACGGCGAACCGCGCCGCCGGCCGGAAACCGCTCCCGGCGGGCGCTGGCAGCCCCCGCCCGGCACCGACTGGCAGTGGCAGCTCACCGGCAGGCTCGACACCTCGGTGAAGGCGCCCGTCTACGACGTCGACGGGTTCACCACCACGCGGGAACAGGTCGCCGAGCTGCGCAAGGCCGGCCGCCGGACCATCTGCTACCTCTCCACCGGGGCGTGGGAGGACTTCCGGCCGGACGCGGAAGCGTTCCCGCGGGACCTGCTCGGCAAGGGCAACGGCTGGGAGGGCGAGCGCTGGCTGGACATCCGGCGCGTGGCGGAACTGGAGCCCCTGATGGCCAAGCGGTTCGACATGTGCCGGGAGAAGGGTTTCGACGCGGTCGAGCCGGACAACATGGACGGCTACAAGAACGCCTCCGGATTCCCGCTCACCGCCGACGATCAGCTGCGCTACAACCGGCTGATCGCGAAGCTCGCACACGACCGGGGCATGGCCGTCGGCCTGAAGAACGACCTCGACCAGATCCCGCAGCTCGTCGGGGACTTCGACTTCGCGGTCAACGAGCAGTGCGCGCAGTACGACGAGTGCGACCGGCTGACCCCCTTCATCGAGGCCGGCAAGGCCGTCTTCCACGCGGAGTACGAACGGTCGACGTCGAGTTTCTGCAGGGGGTCGAAGACACTGCGGCTCAGCTCGATCCAGAAGCGGTACGACCTCGACGCCTGGCGCAGGACCTGCCCCTAG
- a CDS encoding sensor histidine kinase → MTTDRGPFAPTRQWLRGHPLATDGVLAFGALVAMVVGSFADPHGPHGPTFGTRTPEPFSLLLMLLGSAALVFRRRRPRSVLAVTCGLSLLELTTGEPRAPVAMCTVIALYTVAAHTDRPTTWRIGLLTMTGLTGVAMLAGPLPWYAQENLGIFAWTGMAAAAGDAVRSRRAFVDAIRERAERAERTRDEEARRRVAEERLRIARDLHDVVAHHIALVNVQAGVAAHVMDKRPDQAKEALAHVREASRSALNELRATVGLLRQSGDPEAPTEPAPGLGVLDELVDTFRHAGLPVEVIVQLDCGTGPLPAAVDLAAYRVVQEALTNVRKHAGPGARAEVSVVRVGPSVEVTVLDDGGTEPADVEPGGGHGLLGMRERATALGGSCSTGPRFGGGYRVHAVLPWA, encoded by the coding sequence GTGACGACAGACCGCGGGCCGTTCGCCCCCACCCGACAGTGGTTGCGGGGCCATCCGCTGGCCACGGACGGCGTACTGGCGTTCGGCGCGCTCGTCGCCATGGTCGTCGGCTCCTTCGCCGATCCGCACGGGCCGCACGGGCCCACCTTCGGGACGCGTACCCCCGAGCCCTTCTCCCTGCTGCTGATGCTGCTCGGCTCGGCGGCGCTGGTGTTCCGGCGCCGGCGGCCGCGCTCCGTGCTCGCGGTGACCTGCGGGCTTTCGCTGCTGGAGCTGACCACCGGGGAGCCGCGGGCACCGGTCGCCATGTGCACGGTGATCGCCCTCTACACGGTGGCGGCCCACACCGACCGGCCGACGACCTGGCGGATCGGGCTGCTCACGATGACGGGCCTGACGGGCGTGGCGATGCTCGCCGGGCCGCTGCCCTGGTACGCGCAGGAGAACCTCGGGATCTTCGCCTGGACGGGCATGGCCGCGGCGGCCGGGGACGCCGTGCGCAGCCGACGGGCCTTCGTCGACGCCATCCGCGAGCGCGCCGAACGGGCCGAGCGCACCCGCGACGAGGAGGCCCGGCGGCGGGTCGCGGAGGAGCGGCTGCGGATCGCCCGGGACCTCCACGACGTGGTGGCCCACCACATCGCCCTGGTCAACGTGCAGGCCGGGGTGGCCGCGCACGTCATGGACAAGCGGCCGGACCAGGCCAAGGAGGCGCTGGCGCACGTACGGGAGGCCAGCCGGTCGGCGCTCAACGAGCTGCGGGCGACCGTCGGCCTGCTCAGGCAGTCCGGGGACCCGGAGGCGCCGACCGAGCCGGCCCCGGGGCTCGGCGTCCTCGACGAGCTGGTGGACACCTTCCGGCACGCCGGACTGCCGGTGGAGGTGATCGTCCAGCTGGACTGCGGGACGGGGCCCCTGCCGGCGGCGGTGGACCTGGCGGCGTACCGGGTCGTCCAAGAAGCGCTGACCAACGTGCGCAAGCACGCGGGGCCGGGGGCGCGGGCCGAAGTGAGCGTGGTCCGGGTCGGCCCGTCGGTGGAGGTGACCGTGCTCGACGACGGGGGCACGGAGCCCGCCGACGTCGAGCCGGGCGGCGGCCACGGCCTGCTCGGCATGCGGGAGCGGGCCACGGCCCTGGGCGGTTCCTGCTCCACGGGCCCCCGCTTCGGCGGCGGCTACCGCGTGCACGCCGTCCTGCCGTGGGCCTGA
- a CDS encoding phosphatidylglycerol lysyltransferase domain-containing protein — protein MGEVRLTSAQTDRTAVPATGPSSGRKETGGDPAGKAAGGGRETGRGSARSQRGAAFAVWYLRAVTFINFLSAVWVSLGQDLRRHNIEDFYTPYMLTAGFASGLFTLLLAVTLGRRKRASWILNLVLSGLLALLLAYALAAYEEIREHPQNWVSLALTALFTGALLLGRREFYAKGDRSNPAFAAAVAAVGLLVTSLVAALLVGAANTSPDSAGVSFPERWKYGVMRLITLAPDDRTSAAITPPGWVDVFINVMSMLLLLAVLFAAFRSRRAVDPISEEDEERLRALLARQGDRDSLGYFALRREKSVIWSPTGKAAVTYRVVGGVSLASGDPIGDPEAWPGAIDPWLAEAREHGWVPAVMGASEEAGQIYARHGLDALELGDEAIVETAEFTLEGRAMRTVRQAYNRVKRAGYTVRIRRHADIPAEEMAELVRRADDWRDGATERGFSMALGRLGDPADGQCVMLECTDGDGDLRAVLSFVPWGPGGLSLDLMRRDRDSENGLMEFMVIELLARSAEIGVTQVSLNFAMFRSVFERGSRLGAGPVLRLWRSLLSFFSRWWQIESLYRANAKYRPIWEPRFMLFEKSSDLLRIGVAAGRAEGFLEAPGLPKWLHRRHLETRR, from the coding sequence ATGGGAGAGGTCCGTTTGACCAGCGCACAGACCGACCGCACCGCCGTACCGGCGACCGGTCCGTCATCCGGCAGGAAAGAGACCGGCGGGGACCCCGCCGGCAAGGCGGCGGGGGGCGGCCGGGAGACCGGTCGGGGGAGCGCCCGCTCACAGCGCGGAGCCGCGTTCGCGGTCTGGTACCTGCGCGCCGTCACCTTCATCAACTTCCTCAGCGCGGTGTGGGTTTCACTCGGCCAGGACCTGCGGCGCCACAACATCGAGGACTTCTACACCCCGTACATGCTCACCGCGGGCTTCGCGTCCGGGCTGTTCACGCTGCTGCTGGCCGTCACCCTCGGCCGCCGCAAGCGCGCCTCCTGGATCCTGAACCTCGTCCTGAGCGGCCTCCTGGCCCTGCTCCTCGCCTACGCGCTCGCCGCGTACGAGGAGATCCGCGAGCACCCGCAGAACTGGGTCTCGCTGGCCCTGACCGCCCTCTTCACGGGTGCGCTGCTGCTGGGCCGCCGGGAGTTCTACGCCAAGGGCGACCGCTCCAACCCGGCGTTCGCCGCCGCCGTGGCCGCCGTCGGCCTGCTCGTCACCTCGCTCGTCGCGGCCCTCCTCGTGGGAGCCGCCAACACCTCCCCCGACAGTGCCGGCGTCTCCTTCCCGGAGCGCTGGAAATACGGCGTGATGCGGCTGATCACCCTGGCCCCCGACGACCGGACCTCCGCGGCGATCACCCCGCCCGGCTGGGTGGACGTCTTCATCAACGTCATGTCGATGCTGCTGCTGCTCGCCGTCCTGTTCGCGGCGTTCCGCTCGCGGCGCGCCGTCGACCCGATCAGCGAGGAGGACGAGGAGCGGCTGCGGGCGCTGCTGGCCCGGCAGGGAGACCGCGACTCGCTCGGCTACTTCGCGCTGCGCCGCGAGAAGTCCGTCATCTGGTCCCCCACCGGCAAGGCCGCCGTGACCTACCGCGTCGTCGGCGGGGTCTCGCTCGCCTCCGGCGACCCGATCGGCGACCCGGAGGCCTGGCCCGGGGCCATCGACCCGTGGCTGGCCGAGGCGCGCGAGCACGGCTGGGTACCGGCCGTGATGGGCGCGAGCGAAGAGGCCGGGCAGATCTACGCCCGGCACGGCCTGGACGCCCTGGAGCTCGGCGACGAGGCGATCGTGGAGACCGCCGAATTCACCCTGGAGGGCCGTGCCATGCGCACCGTCCGGCAGGCGTACAACCGCGTCAAGCGGGCCGGGTACACGGTCCGCATCCGCCGCCACGCCGACATCCCGGCCGAGGAGATGGCCGAGCTGGTGCGCCGCGCCGACGACTGGCGCGACGGTGCCACCGAACGCGGTTTCTCCATGGCGCTGGGCCGGCTGGGCGACCCCGCGGACGGCCAGTGCGTGATGCTGGAGTGCACCGACGGAGACGGCGATCTGCGGGCCGTGCTGTCCTTCGTGCCGTGGGGCCCGGGGGGGCTGTCGCTGGACCTGATGCGCCGCGACCGGGACTCCGAGAACGGCCTGATGGAGTTCATGGTCATCGAGCTGCTCGCACGCTCCGCGGAGATCGGGGTCACCCAGGTCTCGCTGAACTTCGCGATGTTCCGGTCGGTCTTCGAACGCGGGTCCCGGCTCGGAGCGGGCCCCGTGCTGCGGCTGTGGCGCTCGCTGCTGAGCTTCTTCTCGCGCTGGTGGCAGATCGAGTCCCTCTACCGGGCCAACGCCAAATACCGCCCGATCTGGGAACCGCGGTTCATGCTCTTCGAGAAGAGTTCGGACCTGCTGCGCATCGGTGTCGCGGCCGGCCGGGCCGAGGGCTTCCTGGAGGCCCCCGGCCTTCCGAAGTGGCTGCACCGCAGACACCTGGAGACCCGCCGTTGA
- the cobT gene encoding nicotinate-nucleotide--dimethylbenzimidazole phosphoribosyltransferase, with product MSTLNLDDFSDLIERPDGGVRRDAEERRERLAVPPGALGRLDELAEWLAAAQGQVPVRAIERPRVVLFAADHGIAAQGVSARAASTGHELVRDVLDGSSPVAVLAGRFGATIRIVDAGLDCDPGLLPADVVAHRVRRGSGRIDVEDALTVEEAQAALRLGMRVADEEADSGTDLVVLGDLSVGGTTVAATLVAALCGTDASVVTGRGGRPIDDLAWMRKCAAIRDALRRARPVLGDQVALLAAVGGADVAAITGFLLQCAVRRTPVILDGVVSAACGLVAQRAAFRAPDWWLAGQASGEPGQAKALDRMALNPVLDHGVTVGEGTGALLALPLVQAAAALAAELPERAAEKPTE from the coding sequence ATGAGCACGCTGAATCTCGACGACTTCTCCGATCTGATCGAGCGCCCCGACGGGGGCGTCCGGCGTGACGCCGAGGAACGCCGCGAGCGCCTCGCCGTACCGCCCGGCGCGCTGGGGCGGCTCGACGAACTCGCCGAGTGGCTCGCCGCCGCGCAGGGGCAGGTCCCGGTCAGGGCGATCGAACGGCCCCGCGTGGTGCTGTTCGCCGCCGACCACGGCATCGCCGCCCAGGGGGTCTCCGCCCGGGCCGCGTCCACCGGGCACGAGCTGGTGCGGGACGTGCTCGACGGCTCCAGCCCGGTCGCCGTGCTGGCCGGCCGGTTCGGCGCCACGATACGGATCGTCGACGCGGGTCTCGACTGCGATCCCGGGCTGCTCCCGGCGGACGTGGTGGCACACCGCGTCCGGCGCGGCAGCGGCCGGATCGACGTCGAGGACGCGCTGACGGTCGAGGAGGCGCAGGCCGCGCTGCGGCTGGGCATGCGCGTCGCCGACGAGGAGGCCGACTCGGGCACGGACCTGGTCGTCCTCGGCGACCTGAGCGTCGGCGGGACGACCGTCGCCGCGACCCTCGTCGCGGCGCTGTGCGGAACGGACGCCTCGGTGGTCACCGGCCGTGGCGGCCGGCCCATCGACGACCTGGCCTGGATGCGCAAGTGCGCGGCGATCCGCGACGCGCTGCGCCGGGCCCGTCCGGTGCTGGGCGACCAGGTCGCGCTGCTCGCGGCGGTCGGCGGCGCGGACGTCGCCGCCATCACCGGATTCCTGCTCCAGTGCGCGGTGCGCCGTACGCCCGTCATCCTCGACGGTGTTGTTTCGGCCGCGTGCGGACTGGTGGCCCAGCGGGCCGCGTTCCGGGCTCCCGACTGGTGGCTGGCGGGTCAGGCCAGCGGCGAGCCGGGCCAGGCGAAGGCACTTGACCGAATGGCACTCAACCCCGTGCTCGATCACGGCGTCACAGTGGGTGAAGGCACCGGGGCATTGCTGGCTCTCCCCCTCGTCCAGGCGGCCGCCGCGCTCGCGGCGGAGCTTCCTGAACGCGCGGCGGAGAAGCCGACGGAATGA